From one Streptomyces sp. R41 genomic stretch:
- a CDS encoding S1 family peptidase: MRHARRRIVRRGARLAAVGGLLCGGLMVTHAMASEPSGTSRATGSSAQAAAGTGSELVSRLGTSRTAGSWIASDGRPVVAVTDTAAAAEVKEAGARAKVVRHSMADLKSATASLSSAPRVAGTAWAVDYTKNEVVVQADSTVSSSDWSRMTKLADGIGDSVRMQRTQGTFTTRLNGAQPIFSTGGRCSAGFNVTNGQSEFILTAGHCGPAGSVWFADNQGSKQVGRTVTTAFPGSDFSLVQYDNGQQTTAGANVVAIGGGNGVRITGAADPTVGQRVFRSGSTSGLHDGKVTALNATVNYPEGTVTGLVETTVCAEPGDSGGPLFSEGIALGVTSGGNGDCTSGGTTFFQPVTKALTALGVQLAGQPQASASSPAQASPAPSVSASQGAAVAPGSAAPGAVEPVGTTGDAETLVSRLTNPRNVGPGLLVVAGSLIALVATRYIRTEQDRKAYRRQYSQSWG, translated from the coding sequence ATGAGGCACGCACGACGACGGATCGTCCGACGGGGGGCGCGACTCGCGGCCGTCGGCGGACTGCTCTGCGGAGGGCTGATGGTGACGCACGCGATGGCGAGCGAGCCGTCCGGCACGTCGCGTGCCACGGGAAGTTCGGCACAGGCCGCGGCCGGCACAGGCTCCGAACTGGTCTCACGTCTCGGCACCTCGCGTACCGCCGGCAGCTGGATCGCCTCCGACGGGCGCCCGGTCGTCGCGGTGACCGACACGGCCGCGGCCGCCGAGGTGAAGGAGGCCGGTGCCCGCGCCAAGGTCGTGCGGCACAGTATGGCCGATCTCAAGTCCGCGACGGCGAGCCTGAGTTCAGCACCCAGGGTGGCGGGTACCGCCTGGGCCGTGGACTACACGAAGAACGAGGTGGTGGTGCAGGCCGACAGCACGGTCTCCTCCTCCGACTGGTCGCGCATGACGAAGCTGGCCGACGGCATCGGCGACTCCGTGCGCATGCAGCGCACCCAGGGCACGTTCACCACGCGGCTGAACGGCGCGCAGCCGATCTTCTCGACGGGCGGGCGCTGTTCGGCGGGCTTCAATGTGACCAACGGGCAGAGTGAGTTCATCCTCACGGCCGGGCACTGCGGTCCTGCCGGGTCCGTCTGGTTCGCCGACAACCAGGGCTCGAAGCAGGTGGGCCGGACCGTCACCACGGCGTTCCCCGGCAGCGACTTCTCCCTCGTGCAGTACGACAACGGTCAGCAGACCACGGCGGGGGCGAATGTCGTGGCCATCGGTGGCGGAAACGGCGTACGGATCACGGGCGCCGCCGATCCCACCGTCGGCCAGCGGGTCTTCCGCAGCGGCAGCACCAGTGGGCTGCACGACGGGAAGGTGACGGCGCTCAACGCGACGGTCAACTATCCGGAGGGCACGGTCACCGGGCTCGTCGAGACCACGGTGTGCGCCGAACCCGGCGACAGCGGCGGCCCGTTGTTCTCCGAGGGCATCGCGCTCGGGGTGACCTCGGGAGGCAACGGGGACTGCACGTCAGGCGGTACGACATTCTTCCAGCCGGTCACCAAGGCCCTGACTGCGCTGGGTGTGCAGCTCGCGGGACAGCCGCAGGCCTCCGCCAGTTCCCCGGCTCAGGCCTCCCCCGCGCCGTCGGTCTCGGCCTCGCAGGGAGCCGCGGTCGCGCCGGGCTCCGCCGCACCGGGCGCTGTCGAGCCGGTGGGGACGACCGGAGACGCCGAGACGCTCGTCTCCCGGCTCACGAACCCGAGGAACGTCGGCCCTGGACTGCTGGTCGTCGCGGGAAGTCTGATCGCGCTGGTGGCGACGCGCTATATCCGTACGGAACAGGACCGCAAGGCCTATCGACGGCAGTATTCGCAGAGTTGGGGCTGA
- a CDS encoding type 1 glutamine amidotransferase domain-containing protein, with translation MRVLIPVPDRDFDVTEVAVPWRILTEAGHEVVFATERARTRPEADPKLLTGVLFGQLGAEAEPRRFYQELTEADEFHATVSWADVDVEEFDGLLLPGGHAPGMRQYLGSSELRQRIARFWALERPVGAICHGVLVLARARDTATGRSVLAGRRTTCLPKYMERTAYFTTAWRLGRYYRTYPAYVEDEVRAAIADPDTQFERGPRTLTRRGTATDDTHAFVVQDGHYLSARWPGDAYLFGRRYLALLRSAAAGR, from the coding sequence ATGCGCGTGCTGATTCCGGTTCCGGACCGCGATTTCGACGTCACCGAAGTGGCCGTACCCTGGCGGATTTTGACGGAGGCGGGCCACGAGGTCGTCTTCGCGACCGAGCGGGCCCGCACGCGGCCGGAGGCGGACCCGAAGCTGCTGACGGGCGTGCTCTTCGGGCAGCTCGGCGCCGAGGCGGAACCCCGGCGGTTCTACCAGGAGCTCACCGAGGCTGACGAGTTCCACGCCACCGTTTCCTGGGCGGACGTGGACGTCGAGGAGTTCGACGGCCTGCTGCTGCCCGGCGGGCACGCGCCCGGCATGCGGCAGTACCTCGGCTCGTCGGAGTTGCGGCAGCGGATCGCGCGCTTCTGGGCCCTGGAGCGGCCCGTCGGCGCGATCTGCCACGGTGTCCTCGTCCTCGCCCGCGCCCGGGACACCGCGACGGGCCGCAGCGTCCTGGCCGGCCGGCGTACCACCTGCCTGCCCAAGTACATGGAACGCACGGCCTACTTCACCACCGCCTGGCGCCTCGGCCGCTACTACCGCACCTACCCCGCCTACGTCGAGGACGAGGTCAGGGCGGCCATCGCCGACCCGGACACGCAGTTCGAACGAGGCCCCCGCACGCTGACGCGGCGCGGCACCGCCACCGACGACACGCACGCCTTCGTCGTCCAGGACGGCCACTACCTTTCGGCCCGCTGGCCGGGAGACGCCTACCTCTTCGGCCGCCGCTACCTCGCCCTGCTGCGGAGCGCCGCCGCCGGGCGTTAG
- a CDS encoding NAD(P)/FAD-dependent oxidoreductase: MDAPNIVIVGAGFAGVEAARGLERTLAPTGARITLISPTDYQLYLPLLPHVAAGVVTPQSVAPSLRRILRRTELVPGGVIGVDPGSKMCVVRKITGEVVDLPYDYLLLTPGSVTRTFDIPGLLDEARGMKTLAQAVYLRDHVIAQLDLAAATLDEDERAARLQFVVVGGGYAGTETAACLQRLTTAAAKRYHPRLDPGLIKWHLIDVAPKLLPELGDRLGASALRMLSERGVQISLKTSVASVTGDKVTLTDGRVLPSRTLVWTAGVAASPLVDSLGAETVRGRILAEPDFKVPGLDGVFALGDAAAVPNLAKDDGSYCPPTAQHAARQGRHAAKNLTALLRGQPTTPYRHKDLGLVVDLGGHDAVSKPLGVGLKGVAAQVVARGYHLYALRTGAARFRTSANWLLNAVAGDDFVRTGFLADKKGTLRDFEHTDVYLTPEEVAARTRA, translated from the coding sequence ATGGACGCACCGAACATCGTCATCGTCGGCGCTGGATTCGCCGGGGTCGAGGCAGCGCGGGGGCTGGAGCGGACGCTCGCTCCCACAGGCGCCAGGATCACCCTGATCAGCCCGACCGACTACCAGCTCTATCTGCCCCTGCTGCCGCACGTCGCCGCCGGGGTCGTCACCCCGCAGTCCGTCGCGCCCTCGCTGCGCCGGATCCTGCGCCGCACCGAGCTGGTGCCGGGCGGGGTGATCGGCGTGGATCCGGGGTCCAAGATGTGCGTCGTCCGCAAGATCACCGGGGAGGTCGTCGACCTGCCGTACGACTACTTGCTGCTCACCCCCGGCAGCGTGACCCGCACCTTCGACATCCCCGGTCTGCTGGACGAGGCGCGCGGCATGAAGACGCTCGCCCAGGCCGTGTATCTGCGCGACCATGTGATCGCCCAACTCGACCTGGCGGCCGCCACGTTGGACGAGGACGAGCGGGCGGCGCGGTTGCAGTTCGTGGTGGTCGGCGGCGGTTACGCGGGCACCGAGACCGCAGCCTGTCTGCAGCGTCTGACCACCGCGGCGGCGAAGCGCTACCACCCCCGCCTCGACCCCGGCCTCATCAAGTGGCATCTGATCGACGTCGCCCCCAAGTTGCTGCCGGAGCTCGGCGACAGACTGGGGGCGAGCGCGCTTCGTATGCTGAGCGAACGCGGGGTGCAGATCTCCCTGAAGACGTCCGTCGCTTCCGTCACCGGGGACAAGGTCACTCTCACCGACGGCCGGGTGCTGCCCTCGCGGACGCTGGTGTGGACGGCCGGCGTCGCGGCGAGCCCGCTCGTCGACTCGCTGGGTGCGGAGACCGTGCGCGGCCGGATCCTCGCGGAACCCGACTTCAAGGTGCCGGGCCTGGACGGCGTGTTCGCACTGGGCGACGCGGCGGCCGTGCCCAACCTGGCCAAGGACGACGGCTCGTACTGTCCTCCAACCGCCCAGCACGCCGCCCGGCAGGGCAGGCACGCCGCCAAGAACCTGACGGCGCTGCTGCGCGGGCAGCCCACGACGCCGTACCGGCACAAGGACCTCGGTCTGGTGGTCGACCTCGGCGGCCACGACGCGGTGTCCAAGCCGCTCGGTGTCGGCCTCAAGGGCGTGGCCGCGCAGGTCGTGGCCCGCGGATACCACCTGTACGCGCTGCGCACCGGCGCGGCCCGGTTCCGTACCAGCGCCAACTGGTTGCTCAACGCGGTCGCGGGCGACGACTTCGTCCGCACCGGGTTCCTCGCCGACAAGAAGGGCACCCTGCGGGACTTCGAGCACACCGACGTCTACCTCACTCCGGAGGAGGTGGCCGCCCGCACGCGCGCGTGA
- a CDS encoding HAD family acid phosphatase, whose translation MTGRGVGRRIGAVSAVVALSIGGTVTAAGSAAAAPVQAVAGTTAAQDVDYATWQRDVQAVIDQALPYVDQRTAHADGQKLALVFDIDNTTLETDFHPWYELPTPAVKASLELARYAHSRGVDIFFVTARPGIIASETKWNLKTVGYPVSGLYVRDLPDLFDEVSAYKTSKRAQIESLGYTIIANVGNNTSDLVGGHAERTFKLPDYDGQLS comes from the coding sequence ATGACAGGACGCGGTGTAGGGCGCAGGATAGGCGCGGTCTCGGCGGTCGTGGCGCTGAGCATCGGGGGGACGGTCACCGCGGCCGGGTCCGCCGCCGCGGCCCCGGTCCAGGCGGTGGCCGGCACGACGGCGGCACAGGACGTCGACTACGCCACCTGGCAGCGTGACGTCCAGGCCGTCATCGACCAGGCGCTGCCCTACGTCGACCAGCGCACCGCGCACGCCGACGGGCAGAAGCTCGCTCTCGTCTTCGACATCGACAACACCACGCTGGAGACGGACTTCCACCCCTGGTACGAGCTGCCCACCCCGGCGGTCAAGGCCTCCCTGGAGCTCGCCCGCTACGCGCACTCCCGGGGCGTCGACATCTTCTTCGTCACCGCACGCCCGGGCATCATCGCCAGCGAGACCAAGTGGAACCTGAAGACCGTCGGCTACCCGGTCTCGGGACTCTACGTGCGTGATCTTCCGGACCTCTTCGACGAGGTCAGCGCCTACAAGACCAGCAAGCGGGCGCAGATCGAGTCCCTGGGCTACACGATCATCGCCAACGTCGGCAACAACACCTCCGACCTCGTCGGGGGCCACGCCGAGCGCACCTTCAAGCTGCCGGACTACGATGGCCAATTGTCCTGA
- a CDS encoding PPOX class F420-dependent oxidoreductase, whose translation MDEASLDTLGSGKYLLITTYRKNGTGVATPVWVVRDGAALGAWTAADTGKVKRIRNRADVLVGPCDMRGRPTGDQIPATAEIVDEAATARYRQLIARKYGLMGRLTLFGSRLRRGERGTVGIRIT comes from the coding sequence ATGGACGAGGCCTCGCTGGACACGCTCGGTTCGGGCAAGTACCTGCTGATCACCACCTACCGCAAGAACGGCACGGGAGTCGCGACGCCGGTGTGGGTGGTGCGCGACGGCGCGGCGCTCGGCGCCTGGACCGCCGCGGACACCGGGAAGGTGAAGCGCATCCGCAACCGGGCGGACGTCCTGGTCGGGCCCTGCGACATGCGGGGCAGGCCGACCGGCGACCAGATCCCCGCCACGGCCGAGATCGTCGACGAGGCCGCGACCGCCCGCTATCGGCAGCTCATCGCCCGGAAGTACGGCCTCATGGGCCGCCTCACCCTCTTCGGAAGTCGCCTGCGACGCGGCGAGCGCGGCACGGTGGGGATCCGTATCACCTGA
- a CDS encoding alkylphosphonate utilization protein, producing the protein MSETKDSNGNLLADGDSVTVIKDLKVKGTSETLKRGTLVKNIRLTGKPDEIECNTKKVKGLVLKTAFLKKA; encoded by the coding sequence GTGAGCGAGACGAAGGACAGCAACGGAAACCTCCTGGCGGACGGCGACTCCGTCACGGTGATCAAGGACCTGAAGGTCAAGGGCACCTCGGAGACCCTCAAGCGCGGGACGCTGGTGAAGAACATCCGGCTGACCGGCAAGCCCGACGAGATCGAGTGCAACACCAAGAAGGTCAAGGGTCTGGTGCTGAAGACCGCCTTCCTGAAGAAGGCATGA
- a CDS encoding ArsR/SmtB family transcription factor yields MSVPLYQAKAEFFRMLGHPVRIRVLELLQEGPTPVRELLAAIEVEPSGLSQQLAVLRRSGIVTSTRDGSTVVYELAGGDVADLMRAARRILTEMLAGRNELLAELREAEVTTR; encoded by the coding sequence GTGTCGGTTCCGCTGTACCAGGCCAAGGCCGAGTTCTTCCGGATGCTGGGGCATCCCGTACGCATACGGGTCCTGGAGCTCCTGCAGGAAGGACCGACGCCGGTACGGGAGCTGCTGGCCGCGATCGAAGTGGAGCCGTCCGGCCTGTCGCAGCAACTGGCGGTGCTGCGCCGCTCCGGCATCGTCACCTCGACGCGCGACGGCTCCACGGTGGTCTACGAACTGGCCGGCGGAGATGTCGCGGACCTCATGCGGGCGGCCCGGAGGATCCTGACCGAGATGCTCGCCGGCCGCAACGAGCTGCTGGCCGAACTGCGAGAAGCCGAGGTCACCACGCGATGA
- a CDS encoding RNA-guided endonuclease InsQ/TnpB family protein produces MKIVAQVKLRPRSAYDADTLAATLRACNRGANWVSTVAFDKGLKRRNELQDEVYYDLKATFDLSAQPAVRVVKKVVDAYATMAGNIKAGHLTGKARRKAESKPIVFREDAAQPFDDRCLTWNLDEKTVSIWTVAGRIKGVPFVCSPEALKMLQYRKGESDLMLRDGTLYLVATIDLPEPAAYEPDGFLGVDLGIVNIATTSDGKIMSGRKVNRYRRRMNRLRQKLQAKGTKSAKRRLKGIRRREARFAADTNHHIAKTIVKTAERTSHGVALEELKGIRQRVTAKKEQRYRLHSWAFAQLGAFVEYKARRAGVPVVFVDPRNTSRQCSECWHTHRTNRVSQAWFACRSCGVVMHADRNGSRNIAHRGEAVWQRGAVNRPNTVKV; encoded by the coding sequence GTGAAGATTGTTGCGCAGGTGAAATTGCGGCCCCGGTCGGCTTATGACGCCGACACGCTGGCCGCGACCCTGCGTGCCTGCAACCGGGGTGCCAACTGGGTCTCCACGGTGGCGTTCGACAAGGGCCTCAAGCGCCGCAACGAGTTGCAGGACGAGGTGTACTACGACCTCAAAGCCACCTTCGATCTGTCGGCGCAACCGGCGGTGCGAGTGGTGAAGAAGGTCGTGGACGCCTACGCGACGATGGCCGGGAACATCAAGGCCGGCCACCTGACCGGCAAGGCCAGGCGCAAAGCGGAGTCCAAGCCGATCGTCTTCCGCGAGGACGCGGCCCAGCCGTTCGACGACCGGTGCCTTACCTGGAACCTGGACGAGAAGACCGTCTCCATCTGGACCGTCGCGGGCCGGATCAAGGGCGTGCCGTTCGTGTGCTCGCCCGAGGCACTGAAGATGCTCCAGTACCGCAAGGGCGAGTCCGACCTGATGCTGCGTGACGGGACGCTCTATCTCGTCGCCACCATCGACCTGCCCGAACCCGCAGCGTATGAGCCTGACGGCTTCCTCGGCGTGGACCTCGGCATCGTCAACATCGCCACCACGTCGGACGGAAAGATCATGTCCGGGCGGAAGGTGAACCGCTACCGGCGGCGCATGAACCGCCTGCGCCAGAAGTTGCAGGCCAAGGGCACCAAAAGCGCCAAGCGCAGGCTGAAAGGCATCCGCCGCCGCGAGGCCCGGTTCGCCGCCGACACCAACCACCACATCGCCAAGACAATCGTCAAGACCGCTGAACGCACCTCGCACGGGGTCGCCCTGGAAGAGCTGAAGGGCATCCGGCAGAGGGTCACGGCCAAGAAGGAACAGCGGTACCGGCTGCACTCGTGGGCCTTCGCCCAGCTCGGCGCGTTCGTCGAGTACAAAGCACGGCGGGCAGGTGTGCCCGTGGTCTTCGTCGACCCGCGCAACACCTCCCGCCAGTGCTCCGAGTGCTGGCACACCCACCGCACCAACCGGGTGTCCCAGGCCTGGTTCGCGTGCCGCTCCTGCGGAGTGGTGATGCACGCGGACCGCAACGGCTCCCGCAACATCGCCCACCGTGGCGAGGCTGTGTGGCAGCGGGGCGCAGTCAACCGCCCCAACACCGTCAAGGTGTAG
- a CDS encoding anti-sigma factor antagonist: protein MTIEWRYTAHQDLGVLSVAGYLGRDAARRFTGAIGWVLARGAGPVLVDLTELRGWSTEGQFAISEAARLLAEHGRVLELAAIPADGSLVPDASCPPVTVHLDLASALAAHHAEHDDGDGEDRQQWRTADWPV from the coding sequence ATGACCATTGAGTGGCGCTACACCGCGCACCAGGACCTGGGCGTCCTTTCCGTCGCCGGATACCTCGGCCGCGACGCAGCGCGCCGGTTCACCGGCGCCATCGGCTGGGTCCTCGCCCGGGGTGCCGGACCCGTCCTCGTCGACCTGACCGAGCTGCGTGGCTGGTCCACGGAGGGACAGTTCGCCATCAGCGAGGCGGCCCGGCTGTTGGCGGAGCACGGACGCGTCCTTGAACTGGCCGCGATTCCCGCCGACGGCTCGCTCGTCCCGGACGCTTCGTGCCCGCCCGTCACGGTGCACCTGGATCTGGCCTCCGCGCTCGCGGCTCATCACGCCGAGCACGATGACGGTGACGGTGAGGATCGGCAGCAGTGGCGCACCGCCGACTGGCCCGTCTGA
- a CDS encoding ArsR/SmtB family transcription factor produces MSTPLYQLKAEFFKTLGHPARIRVLELLSEREHAVAEMLPEVGIEPAHLSQQLAVLRRANLVVTRKEGSTVYYSLTSPHVAELLRVARTILSGVLAGQAELLADLKAAQGKAKPTA; encoded by the coding sequence ATGAGTACGCCGCTGTACCAACTGAAGGCCGAGTTCTTCAAGACGCTCGGGCATCCGGCCCGCATCCGAGTCCTCGAGCTGCTGAGCGAGCGCGAGCACGCGGTGGCGGAGATGCTGCCCGAGGTGGGGATCGAGCCAGCGCACCTGTCCCAGCAGCTGGCCGTGCTGCGGCGGGCGAACCTGGTCGTCACCCGCAAGGAGGGCTCGACCGTGTACTACTCCCTGACCAGCCCGCACGTGGCGGAGCTGCTCAGGGTCGCGCGGACCATCCTCTCCGGAGTCCTGGCGGGGCAGGCCGAGCTCCTTGCCGACCTGAAGGCCGCTCAGGGGAAGGCGAAGCCGACCGCGTAA
- a CDS encoding polysaccharide lyase family 1 protein, which translates to MRTRPPQRHSRRLVLTATATAALAFTTALVLPQSAGAAETSPVGFGAGTTGGGSATAVTVSTLDAFKTAVTGDAAKVIKVNGLIPLSGQVDIGSNTTVLGVGSSSGFTGGGLRLKKVTNVVVRNLNISKPVAPADGITVQASTKVWIDHNSFSADRDHDKDYYDGLLDINHGSDYVTVSWNTFKDHYKGSLVGHSDNNASEDTGHLRVTYHHNYFSNVYSRIPSLRFGTGHFYDNYVVGAETAVHSRMGAQMLVENNVFRSTKVAVTTSRDSDVDGYANLRGNDLGGAATEISQVGTLTTPPYSYTAEAASTVVASVTSGAGAGKL; encoded by the coding sequence ATGCGTACTCGCCCCCCACAAAGGCACTCCCGCCGACTGGTCCTGACGGCGACGGCGACAGCCGCCCTGGCCTTCACCACGGCACTCGTGCTGCCGCAGTCCGCGGGAGCCGCCGAGACCTCCCCGGTCGGCTTCGGCGCAGGGACCACCGGCGGTGGCAGCGCGACCGCCGTCACCGTCAGCACGCTCGACGCCTTCAAGACGGCCGTCACCGGTGACGCGGCCAAGGTGATCAAGGTCAACGGACTGATCCCGCTGAGCGGTCAGGTCGACATCGGCTCCAACACCACGGTCCTGGGCGTCGGTTCGTCGTCCGGGTTCACCGGCGGCGGACTGCGCCTGAAGAAGGTGACCAATGTCGTCGTCCGCAACCTGAACATCAGCAAGCCGGTCGCGCCCGCCGACGGCATCACCGTGCAGGCGTCGACGAAGGTGTGGATCGACCACAACTCGTTCTCGGCGGACCGCGACCACGACAAGGACTACTACGACGGCCTGCTCGACATCAATCACGGCTCCGACTACGTCACCGTGTCCTGGAACACCTTCAAGGACCACTACAAGGGTTCGCTCGTCGGCCACAGCGACAACAACGCGAGCGAGGACACCGGGCATCTGCGGGTGACGTACCACCACAACTACTTCAGCAACGTCTACTCGCGCATCCCCAGCCTGCGCTTCGGCACCGGCCACTTCTACGACAACTACGTCGTCGGGGCCGAGACGGCCGTCCATTCGCGCATGGGTGCGCAGATGCTCGTCGAGAACAACGTCTTCCGCTCCACGAAGGTCGCCGTCACCACGAGCCGCGACAGCGACGTGGACGGTTACGCCAACCTGCGCGGCAACGATCTCGGCGGAGCCGCCACCGAGATCTCTCAGGTGGGCACCCTCACCACCCCGCCCTACAGCTACACCGCCGAAGCGGCCTCGACGGTCGTCGCCTCGGTGACCTCCGGCGCGGGCGCCGGGAAGCTCTGA
- a CDS encoding pectate lyase has product MTSPAPSRARRRALTGTLAALGLSGVMIMAESSLSPASAATWPTANGSQAVSSTISVSGTKDYGMKRLYGTGDLGSGSQDEDQGPILELAAGTVLKNVIIGSPAADGIHCLGSCTLQNVWWEDVGEDAATFLGSSSSNVYTVSGGGAKEASDKVFQFNGAGTLNVSNFAVQNFGTFVRSCGNCKTQYKRTINLNTIEATHKGSRIVGINTNYGDSATLKAIKIVGDTSKKIIPCQKYIGNNTGAEPTKNGTGPDSTYCKYATSDITYS; this is encoded by the coding sequence ATGACTTCACCAGCACCCTCGCGCGCTCGTCGGCGCGCACTCACCGGCACGCTGGCCGCACTTGGCCTCTCGGGTGTCATGATCATGGCGGAAAGCTCCCTGTCTCCGGCAAGCGCCGCCACCTGGCCCACCGCGAACGGCAGCCAGGCGGTCTCCTCCACCATCTCGGTCTCCGGCACCAAGGACTACGGGATGAAGCGCCTCTACGGCACCGGTGACCTGGGCAGCGGTAGCCAGGACGAGGACCAGGGGCCGATCCTGGAACTGGCCGCGGGCACCGTCCTGAAGAACGTCATCATCGGCTCTCCCGCCGCGGACGGCATCCACTGCCTGGGCAGCTGCACGCTGCAGAACGTCTGGTGGGAGGACGTCGGCGAGGACGCGGCGACGTTCCTGGGCTCCTCGTCGTCCAACGTGTACACCGTCTCCGGCGGTGGCGCGAAGGAAGCCAGCGACAAGGTGTTCCAGTTCAACGGCGCCGGAACGCTGAACGTCTCGAACTTCGCGGTGCAGAACTTCGGCACCTTCGTCCGGTCGTGCGGCAACTGCAAGACGCAGTACAAGCGGACGATCAACCTCAACACCATCGAGGCGACCCACAAGGGAAGCCGGATCGTCGGCATCAACACCAACTACGGCGACAGCGCGACCCTGAAGGCCATCAAGATCGTCGGGGACACCAGCAAGAAGATCATCCCCTGCCAGAAGTACATCGGCAACAACACGGGTGCGGAGCCGACCAAGAACGGCACGGGCCCTGACAGCACCTACTGCAAGTACGCGACCTCCGACATCACCTACAGCTGA
- a CDS encoding NAD(P)-dependent oxidoreductase — protein MQPGAPRRAHDEDPFRDAWRRPVAPGRWQRAPQEVDIMTDELTVSVLGTGIMGAAMARNLARAGHTVRAWNRTRAKAEPLAADGAHISGSPAEAVQGADVVLTMLYDGPAALDAMNQASSALRPGMAWVQSTTAGIDGIGELAAFAREHDLVFFDAPVLGTRQPAEAGQLLVLAAGPSEHRPAVTPVLEAVGARTVWTGEDGGAGSATRLKLVANSWVIASTNAGGEALALAHALGVDPQSFFDAIAGGPLDMPYLHAKAELVLNQRLSPAQFAVATAAKDARLIVEAGERHGVRLDVAAASAQRLERAAAQGHADEDMAAAYFASFDEQPSA, from the coding sequence ATGCAGCCAGGAGCACCGAGGAGAGCGCATGACGAAGATCCTTTTCGTGATGCCTGGCGCCGACCGGTGGCCCCTGGCCGATGGCAGCGAGCACCACAGGAAGTCGACATCATGACCGACGAACTCACCGTGAGTGTCCTGGGCACCGGGATCATGGGGGCCGCGATGGCCCGCAATCTCGCCAGGGCCGGGCACACCGTCCGGGCCTGGAACCGGACCCGCGCCAAGGCCGAGCCTCTGGCCGCCGACGGCGCCCACATCTCCGGCTCCCCCGCCGAGGCGGTCCAGGGCGCCGACGTCGTCCTGACCATGCTCTACGACGGCCCCGCCGCCCTGGATGCCATGAACCAGGCGTCCAGTGCCCTGCGCCCCGGCATGGCCTGGGTGCAGTCCACCACCGCGGGCATCGACGGCATCGGCGAACTGGCCGCCTTCGCCCGCGAACACGATCTGGTCTTCTTCGACGCCCCGGTCCTCGGCACCCGCCAGCCCGCCGAGGCGGGGCAGCTGCTCGTCCTGGCGGCCGGCCCGAGCGAGCACCGACCTGCCGTGACGCCCGTCCTCGAGGCCGTCGGCGCCCGTACGGTGTGGACCGGCGAGGACGGCGGGGCGGGCAGCGCGACACGGCTGAAGCTGGTGGCCAACAGCTGGGTCATCGCGTCCACCAACGCCGGCGGCGAGGCCCTTGCCCTGGCCCACGCGCTCGGCGTGGACCCGCAGAGTTTCTTCGACGCGATCGCCGGCGGCCCGCTCGACATGCCGTATCTGCATGCCAAGGCAGAGCTCGTGCTGAACCAGCGTCTGTCGCCGGCCCAGTTCGCGGTGGCCACGGCCGCCAAGGACGCTCGCCTGATCGTCGAAGCCGGCGAGCGGCACGGTGTACGGCTCGACGTGGCCGCCGCGAGCGCACAGCGGCTGGAGCGCGCCGCCGCCCAGGGCCACGCCGACGAGGACATGGCCGCCGCCTACTTCGCCAGCTTCGACGAGCAGCCCTCCGCCTGA